Proteins from a genomic interval of Gordonia sp. SL306:
- a CDS encoding metal ABC transporter substrate-binding protein, translating into MSAARRITVATLVVVAVVCSACETRDVPDRPQVLATFTVLADIARNVAGDHADVSSLTKFGAEIHGYEPTPGDLHKASDASLVVVNGLHLDDWFERFLSDIDVPRIVASDGIAPLPIRADPGGSPATGKPNPHAWMSPLEAKTYADNIARGLARIDPGHADAYRANAERYDARLDDERARLVTAIDALPDNERALVTCEGAFSYLARDTGLTEHYIWPVNSEQEATPQQMRRTVDFVRDRHVPAVFCESTVNNAPMQQVARSTDARLGGTLYVDSLSEPDGPVPTYLDLLRHDLTTIIAGLTGKDADHVVP; encoded by the coding sequence ATGTCAGCGGCCCGCCGGATCACCGTCGCGACCCTTGTCGTGGTCGCCGTCGTGTGCTCGGCCTGCGAAACCCGTGATGTCCCGGACCGCCCGCAGGTCCTGGCCACGTTCACCGTCCTCGCGGACATCGCGCGCAACGTCGCGGGCGACCACGCCGACGTCAGCTCCCTGACCAAGTTCGGCGCCGAGATCCACGGGTACGAACCCACGCCCGGTGATCTACACAAAGCCTCTGACGCATCCCTCGTGGTGGTGAACGGCCTCCACCTCGACGACTGGTTCGAGCGATTCCTCTCCGACATCGACGTGCCGCGGATCGTCGCCTCCGACGGCATCGCGCCACTGCCGATCAGGGCGGACCCGGGCGGTTCTCCCGCCACCGGTAAACCCAACCCGCATGCCTGGATGTCCCCGCTCGAGGCAAAGACCTACGCCGACAACATCGCTCGCGGGCTGGCCCGGATCGATCCCGGGCACGCCGATGCCTATCGTGCCAACGCCGAACGCTATGACGCCCGCCTCGACGACGAGCGGGCTCGGCTGGTGACCGCCATCGATGCCCTGCCCGACAACGAGAGAGCGCTGGTCACCTGCGAGGGCGCGTTCAGCTACCTCGCGCGTGACACCGGACTCACCGAGCACTACATCTGGCCGGTGAACTCCGAACAGGAGGCCACCCCACAACAGATGCGGCGCACCGTCGACTTCGTCCGGGACCGCCACGTACCAGCGGTCTTCTGCGAATCGACCGTGAACAACGCGCCCATGCAGCAGGTTGCGCGGTCCACCGACGCCCGACTCGGCGGGACGCTCTACGTCGACTCGCTGTCCGAGCCCGACGGTCCGGTCCCCACCTACCTCGATCTGCTCCGGCACGACCTGACGACCATCATCGCCGGCCTCACCGGAAAGGACGCCGATCATGTCGTTCCCTGA
- a CDS encoding NAD(P)-dependent alcohol dehydrogenase has protein sequence MPTTVNAYIATAADQPLGPTTIERRDLGANDVAIDIAYAGICHSDIHTARSEWGRTAFPVVPGHEIAGTVSAVGSDVTRHRVGDRVGVGCFVDSCRECEPCRRGEEQYCERGMTGTYNAVGRDGEPTHGGYSTGIVVDENYVCGIPEGIDLDVAAPLLCAGITLYSPLRHWQAGPGKKVAIIGLGGLGHVGVKIAHAMGAEVTVLSQSLKKMEDGLRLGADHYYATSDPDTFENLRNEFDLIINTVSANLDIKQYLGLLAINGTLVELGLPEHPIEVPAFAVTANRRSFAGSMIGGIAETQEMLEFCAEHGIGAEIEVIGADKINEAYERVVASDVRYRFVIDTATL, from the coding sequence ATGCCCACCACCGTCAACGCCTACATCGCGACCGCCGCCGACCAGCCGCTCGGCCCCACCACCATCGAACGCCGTGACCTCGGCGCGAACGATGTCGCGATCGACATCGCCTACGCCGGCATCTGCCACAGCGACATCCACACCGCGCGCAGCGAGTGGGGTCGTACCGCGTTCCCGGTGGTCCCCGGCCACGAGATCGCCGGGACCGTCTCGGCTGTCGGCTCCGACGTCACCCGCCATCGCGTGGGGGACCGCGTCGGGGTCGGCTGTTTCGTGGACTCGTGCCGCGAATGCGAGCCCTGCCGCCGCGGCGAGGAGCAGTACTGCGAACGCGGGATGACCGGCACCTACAACGCCGTCGGCCGCGACGGCGAGCCCACTCACGGTGGCTACAGCACCGGGATCGTTGTCGACGAGAACTATGTGTGCGGCATTCCCGAGGGCATCGACCTCGACGTCGCCGCGCCTCTGCTGTGCGCCGGCATCACGCTCTACTCGCCGTTGCGTCACTGGCAGGCCGGCCCCGGCAAGAAGGTCGCGATCATCGGACTCGGCGGGCTGGGTCACGTCGGCGTCAAGATCGCGCACGCGATGGGCGCCGAGGTCACCGTGCTCTCGCAGTCGCTCAAGAAGATGGAGGACGGCCTGCGCCTCGGTGCCGACCACTACTACGCCACCAGTGACCCGGACACCTTCGAGAATCTGCGCAACGAGTTCGACCTGATCATCAACACCGTGTCGGCCAACCTGGACATCAAGCAGTACCTCGGACTGCTGGCCATCAACGGCACGCTCGTGGAGCTCGGCCTCCCCGAACACCCCATCGAGGTGCCGGCCTTCGCGGTCACGGCCAACCGGCGCAGCTTTGCCGGGTCGATGATCGGCGGCATCGCCGAGACCCAGGAGATGCTGGAGTTCTGCGCCGAGCACGGCATCGGGGCGGAGATCGAGGTGATCGGTGCCGACAAGATCAATGAGGCCTACGAGCGGGTGGTCGCGAGCGATGTGCGCTACCGCTTCGTGATCGACACGGCGACTCTCTGA
- a CDS encoding copper-translocating P-type ATPase gives MDHNLDHSAVGVAEGDSDLHAHHMDSHESHSGGGAHGAHGGHGDHVAMFRRLFLVMTVLAVPVVIASPMFADLIGYELPSWGWLNWVSPILGTIMFVWGGRPFLTGAVSELRSRTPGMMTLIALAISVAFVASWGATLDLLHHELDFWWELALLIVIMLLGHWIEMRSISQTTSALQSLAALLPDEAERLDGDVVQTVSPAELRIDDLVIVRPGGRIPADGEIVSGTAEVDESMITGESNLVSRTVGDRVVAGTVSADTAIRVRVGAVGDDTALAGIQRLVSDAQNSSSRAQRLADRAAGWLFWFALAAALITAIVWTAVGQSDNAVIRTITVLVIACPHALGLAIPLVVAIATERAATMGVLVTDRIALETLRQADVVLFDKTGTLTKGEPAVVDVVGAAGRSAGRILAVAAAAEADSEHPLATAIVRAAIDRGVTIPAAQDFSSSPAVGVRAEVDGREIAVGGPRLLDERGLSAPDGSAGLAGRGNTVLYVVDDGVVIGAVALGDAIRPESADAIRALADRGVTSVMATGDAHDVATRVAAELGIDRVYAGVRPEDKESIVADLQAEGNTVVMVGDGVNDAPALARADVGVAIGDGTDVAIGSAGVVLAGDDPRTVVSAMVLSGQAYRKMRQNLWWAAGYNLLAVPLAAGVLAPVGFVLPMAVGAILMSVSTVVVALNAQLLRRADLSVH, from the coding sequence ATGGACCACAACCTCGACCACAGCGCGGTCGGGGTCGCCGAGGGCGACTCCGACCTGCACGCTCATCACATGGATTCCCACGAGAGCCATTCCGGGGGTGGAGCCCATGGCGCGCATGGCGGTCATGGCGACCACGTCGCGATGTTCCGGCGACTCTTCCTGGTCATGACGGTGCTCGCGGTTCCGGTGGTGATCGCGAGTCCGATGTTCGCCGACCTGATCGGCTACGAGTTGCCGTCGTGGGGGTGGCTGAACTGGGTGTCGCCGATCCTCGGCACTATCATGTTCGTCTGGGGCGGACGCCCGTTCCTCACCGGTGCCGTGAGCGAACTACGTTCGCGGACACCGGGAATGATGACTCTGATCGCGCTGGCCATCAGTGTGGCTTTCGTGGCGTCGTGGGGGGCCACACTCGATCTGCTGCACCACGAACTCGATTTCTGGTGGGAACTCGCCTTGCTGATCGTGATCATGCTGCTCGGTCACTGGATCGAGATGCGGTCGATATCGCAGACGACCTCGGCGCTGCAATCCCTCGCCGCCCTGCTGCCCGACGAGGCCGAACGCCTCGACGGCGACGTGGTGCAGACGGTGTCGCCCGCCGAGCTGAGGATCGACGACCTGGTCATCGTGCGGCCCGGCGGGCGCATCCCCGCCGACGGTGAGATCGTCTCGGGCACAGCGGAAGTCGACGAGTCGATGATCACCGGCGAATCGAACCTGGTGAGCCGCACGGTCGGTGATCGGGTGGTTGCGGGCACGGTCAGCGCCGACACCGCCATCCGGGTCCGGGTGGGTGCGGTCGGTGACGACACCGCGTTGGCAGGTATCCAGCGTCTGGTGTCCGATGCGCAGAACTCGTCGAGCCGCGCGCAGCGACTGGCCGATCGCGCCGCCGGCTGGTTGTTCTGGTTCGCGTTGGCGGCGGCCCTGATCACGGCGATCGTGTGGACCGCCGTCGGGCAGTCCGACAACGCGGTGATCCGCACCATCACCGTCCTCGTCATCGCCTGCCCGCACGCGCTCGGGCTCGCCATCCCGCTGGTGGTCGCGATCGCGACCGAGCGCGCGGCCACGATGGGTGTGCTGGTGACCGACCGGATCGCGCTGGAGACCTTGCGGCAGGCCGATGTGGTGCTGTTCGACAAGACCGGCACCCTCACCAAGGGGGAGCCGGCGGTGGTCGACGTCGTCGGCGCGGCAGGCCGGTCGGCCGGCCGCATCCTGGCCGTGGCGGCCGCCGCGGAAGCCGACAGCGAGCACCCGCTGGCGACTGCGATCGTCCGGGCCGCCATCGACCGTGGCGTCACCATCCCTGCGGCACAGGACTTCTCGTCGAGTCCCGCCGTCGGGGTGCGGGCCGAGGTCGACGGGCGTGAGATCGCCGTCGGGGGCCCGCGGCTCCTCGACGAGCGCGGGCTGTCGGCGCCGGACGGCTCGGCGGGACTGGCCGGCCGCGGAAACACCGTGCTCTACGTCGTCGACGACGGAGTCGTCATCGGTGCGGTCGCCCTGGGCGACGCGATCCGCCCGGAATCGGCGGACGCGATCCGCGCCCTCGCCGATCGTGGCGTGACCTCCGTGATGGCCACCGGGGACGCGCACGACGTGGCCACGCGGGTGGCGGCCGAACTCGGTATCGACCGTGTCTACGCGGGCGTCCGTCCCGAGGACAAGGAGTCCATCGTTGCTGACCTGCAGGCCGAGGGGAACACCGTGGTGATGGTCGGTGACGGCGTCAACGATGCTCCGGCCCTCGCGCGTGCAGATGTCGGTGTCGCGATCGGTGACGGCACCGATGTCGCGATCGGGTCGGCCGGGGTGGTGCTGGCCGGCGACGATCCGCGGACCGTGGTCTCGGCGATGGTCCTGTCCGGGCAGGCGTACCGCAAGATGCGGCAGAACCTCTGGTGGGCGGCCGGCTACAACCTGCTCGCCGTCCCGCTCGCGGCCGGTGTGCTGGCGCCGGTCGGCTTCGTGTTGCCGATGGCCGTCGGCGCGATCCTGATGTCGGTCTCGACCGTGGTCGTCGCGCTCAACGCGCAACTGCTCCGTCGGGCGGATCTGTCGGTGCACTGA
- the nadB gene encoding L-aspartate oxidase has protein sequence MAQNEMSRDQRDETRADFVVVGAGVAGLTAALRAAEAGLRVVILTKGPAWHPDRAEQATSTFYAQGGIAVVEPGDPTDSVDLHLADTLGAGAGLTDSRIARPILDDGWSAVSGLISWGAEFDRGPGGDLLRTREGGHSVRRIIHAGGDATGAHVQRALVGRLRAASRSLAISSHDDAVATAILRADGQTVGVAYRQRGRERVVHAPTVLLATGGSGHLYAATTNPSGATADGIALALRAGAVVADMEFIQFHPTMLFVEGARGRRTLISEAVRGEGGRLVDVDGDPVTAGVHPMGDLAPRDVVADAVEARIADSGHPCVYLDVRSIADFPKRFPTVTAGVADAGLDVAAGLIPVVPGAHYQCGGVLTDVDGRTAVPGLLAAGEVARTGLHGGNRLASNSLLEGLVMGRRAAAVAVGRRGRRVGEGADVMPAMHPTMPRKELQDSMSRSVALRRDADGLARIATALSRIPDRAAVTDADIEDAALTLTAKVVVEAARARTESRGAHTRIDHPYTDPQARTRCFGWLDGELTECDGSETITDIHALVP, from the coding sequence ATGGCACAGAACGAGATGAGCCGTGACCAGCGCGACGAGACGCGTGCCGACTTCGTCGTGGTCGGCGCCGGGGTGGCCGGACTGACCGCCGCCCTGCGGGCAGCCGAGGCGGGATTGCGCGTGGTGATTTTGACCAAGGGGCCCGCATGGCATCCCGATCGGGCCGAACAGGCGACCTCGACTTTCTATGCGCAGGGTGGGATCGCCGTCGTCGAGCCCGGTGATCCGACGGACTCGGTCGACCTCCATCTCGCGGACACGCTTGGTGCCGGGGCGGGCCTGACGGATTCGCGGATCGCCCGACCCATCCTCGACGACGGATGGTCTGCGGTGTCCGGTCTGATCAGCTGGGGTGCCGAGTTCGATCGGGGGCCCGGGGGAGACCTGCTGCGAACCCGTGAAGGTGGCCACTCGGTGCGCCGCATCATCCACGCCGGCGGCGACGCGACGGGTGCCCACGTTCAGCGCGCGCTGGTGGGCAGGCTGCGGGCCGCCTCCCGATCCCTGGCCATCAGCAGCCACGACGACGCGGTCGCCACTGCGATCCTGCGTGCCGACGGTCAGACGGTCGGTGTCGCCTACCGGCAGCGGGGGCGCGAACGTGTCGTCCATGCGCCGACCGTCCTGCTCGCCACCGGTGGCAGCGGTCACCTCTATGCCGCCACCACCAATCCGTCCGGCGCGACCGCCGACGGCATCGCTCTCGCGTTGCGGGCCGGGGCCGTCGTCGCGGACATGGAGTTCATCCAGTTCCATCCGACCATGCTGTTCGTCGAGGGTGCGCGTGGTCGGCGCACGCTGATCAGCGAGGCCGTGCGTGGTGAGGGCGGCCGTCTGGTGGACGTCGATGGCGACCCGGTGACCGCCGGGGTGCATCCGATGGGTGATCTCGCGCCGCGCGACGTGGTCGCCGATGCCGTCGAGGCGAGGATCGCCGATTCCGGGCACCCGTGCGTGTACCTCGACGTCCGGTCGATCGCCGACTTCCCGAAGCGATTCCCCACGGTGACCGCGGGCGTCGCCGACGCCGGACTCGACGTGGCCGCGGGGCTGATCCCCGTGGTGCCGGGTGCGCACTATCAGTGCGGCGGCGTGCTCACCGACGTCGACGGCCGGACGGCCGTGCCCGGTCTGCTGGCCGCGGGTGAGGTCGCCCGGACCGGGCTGCACGGCGGAAACCGGCTGGCGTCGAACAGCTTGCTGGAGGGACTGGTCATGGGCCGCCGAGCCGCCGCGGTGGCCGTCGGCCGTCGAGGCAGACGGGTCGGTGAGGGCGCCGACGTGATGCCGGCGATGCACCCGACGATGCCACGGAAAGAGCTGCAGGACAGTATGTCCCGATCCGTCGCGCTGCGCCGGGACGCCGACGGCCTTGCCCGGATCGCCACGGCGCTGAGCCGAATCCCGGACCGCGCCGCGGTCACCGACGCCGACATCGAAGACGCCGCGCTGACGCTGACCGCCAAGGTCGTCGTGGAGGCGGCGCGAGCGCGCACGGAATCGCGCGGCGCGCACACGCGGATCGACCATCCGTACACCGACCCGCAGGCGCGGACACGGTGTTTCGGTTGGCTCGATGGTGAGCTCACCGAGTGCGACGGCAGCGAGACCATCACCGACATCCACGCGTTGGTGCCCTGA
- a CDS encoding alpha/beta fold hydrolase produces the protein MTAPGRVIVDLGHIRLHALTWGEPGAPLAICLHGFPDSAWTWRHLAPELAAAGYRVVAPFTRGYSPSEIPADGDYHVAALAHDVLALHRELDGDDRAVLIGHDWGALTAHAILARDDHPFRRVVAVVVPPIAAMRQAGTSVRARLRLIPQQMAMSWYIGFNQIPFLPERVLGWLIPTLWRRWGPSPDVDDIDNALATVPNRAHGSAVLGYYRAMLRPRVDARYADHASDWLRPPRTPLLYLHGALDGCMQVDFTDGLAELLPTGSEVARIDHAGHFVHLDQRDRVHRRVVGFLGS, from the coding sequence ATGACCGCGCCCGGACGAGTCATCGTCGACCTCGGCCACATCCGTCTGCATGCCCTCACCTGGGGTGAGCCCGGCGCGCCGCTCGCCATCTGCCTGCACGGTTTCCCGGATTCCGCGTGGACGTGGCGACACCTCGCTCCCGAGCTCGCAGCGGCCGGCTATCGGGTGGTCGCACCGTTCACCCGCGGGTACTCCCCGTCGGAGATCCCGGCCGACGGCGACTACCACGTGGCGGCCCTCGCCCACGACGTCCTCGCGCTGCACCGCGAGCTCGACGGCGACGATCGGGCGGTCCTGATCGGACACGACTGGGGCGCGCTCACCGCACACGCGATCCTCGCCCGCGACGACCACCCGTTCCGGCGCGTCGTCGCGGTCGTGGTGCCGCCGATCGCCGCCATGCGGCAGGCGGGGACGTCGGTGCGTGCGCGGTTGCGTCTCATCCCACAACAGATGGCGATGAGCTGGTACATCGGTTTCAACCAGATCCCGTTCCTCCCGGAGCGGGTTCTCGGGTGGCTCATCCCGACCCTCTGGCGGCGGTGGGGGCCGTCCCCGGACGTCGACGACATCGACAACGCCCTGGCCACGGTGCCGAACCGCGCACACGGATCCGCGGTCCTCGGGTATTACCGGGCCATGCTGCGACCTCGTGTCGACGCCCGGTATGCCGACCACGCCTCGGATTGGCTGCGGCCACCCCGGACACCGCTGCTCTACCTGCACGGCGCGCTGGACGGGTGCATGCAGGTGGATTTCACCGACGGATTGGCCGAGTTGCTGCCGACGGGCAGTGAGGTCGCCCGGATCGATCACGCGGGCCACTTCGTCCATCTGGATCAGCGCGATCGGGTACATCGCCGCGTCGTCGGCTTCCTCGGTTCGTGA
- a CDS encoding alpha/beta fold hydrolase, whose protein sequence is MSRPVVQPDPISFTGVDGITLRADEWQPADGEVGPTIVLLHGGGQTRHSWKQTGQFLAAAGTHVVSLDTRGHGASDWSPSGRYSLELFTDDVVAVVEQIGTPVTLVGASMGGLSSIGAAAELGSEKARGLVLVDVVPRFDQAGSARIRDFMTANVGGFDTLEDAADAIAAYLPHRPKTFHPEGLKRNLRAGEDGRWYWHWDPAFVTSKPGDDRFVRAEHLEEQLASLTVPILLIRGKLSDVVPEDAVAGFREVVPAAEVIELADAAHTAAADDNDAFTQVVLDFIGAHR, encoded by the coding sequence ATGTCGCGTCCCGTGGTCCAGCCCGATCCGATCTCGTTCACCGGCGTCGACGGGATCACGCTGCGAGCCGATGAGTGGCAGCCGGCCGACGGTGAGGTCGGCCCGACGATCGTGCTCCTGCACGGTGGCGGGCAGACCAGACACTCGTGGAAGCAGACGGGTCAGTTCCTGGCGGCTGCCGGCACTCATGTGGTGTCGCTAGACACGCGAGGTCACGGCGCCAGCGACTGGTCGCCGAGCGGTAGGTACAGCCTGGAACTGTTCACCGACGACGTCGTCGCGGTGGTCGAGCAGATCGGAACGCCGGTGACGCTCGTCGGTGCCAGCATGGGCGGGCTCAGCAGCATCGGCGCGGCTGCCGAACTCGGCTCCGAGAAAGCACGCGGTCTGGTGCTCGTCGACGTGGTCCCGCGTTTCGACCAGGCCGGGAGCGCCCGGATTCGCGACTTCATGACCGCCAACGTCGGCGGATTCGACACACTCGAGGACGCGGCCGACGCCATCGCCGCATATCTCCCGCACCGGCCCAAGACCTTCCACCCGGAGGGCCTCAAACGCAATCTGCGTGCAGGTGAGGACGGTCGTTGGTACTGGCACTGGGACCCGGCGTTCGTGACGTCGAAACCGGGCGACGACCGATTCGTGCGGGCCGAGCATCTGGAGGAGCAGCTCGCGTCGCTGACGGTCCCGATCCTGCTGATCCGCGGCAAGCTCTCCGACGTCGTCCCCGAGGACGCGGTCGCCGGGTTCCGTGAGGTGGTCCCGGCCGCCGAGGTGATCGAACTCGCGGACGCCGCCCACACCGCCGCCGCCGACGACAACGACGCCTTCACCCAGGTCGTCCTCGACTTCATCGGTGCACACCGTTAA